In Gopherus flavomarginatus isolate rGopFla2 chromosome 1, rGopFla2.mat.asm, whole genome shotgun sequence, a single genomic region encodes these proteins:
- the LOC127057170 gene encoding protein mono-ADP-ribosyltransferase TIPARP-like, translating into MGQNNSTGLPGPLRTISASHSQPQQELDSFHEEHSDSPQTSASSATESTILNSPPQKRRCTAKGESSQSPEEASKYLSGDNGIRFHIHPRDEIKICDCFLLGGCTQGDSCPLHHTCYPYHWQIRWRDSKAWQSVSESAQRHLEKLYCDTGKEQIKFVDKGGAVGSIFLHSMKLVCFVGPYDKVRRLSNTSDPKENPHFPTEWAAYWKSNGNWMKYEESISQGLLAAYEQDKDSYTFECQGHFFIVDLKRRVQRNRDKGYVRLVQRRPSYRPLLSMVPHLMTLPRRPQGTVPSTSDVLGENPKDGYCGSYPAAWVPKPPDGQAFLKMEVLPTEVAYHRVCALFHQSLSEEKTLVLGIYRIRNDDLWEKYTRQKAIMSHACSLQEKQQLEKHLFYGSAADFLEPICQKNFDPSFSRLHAPIYGRGCYFSKSAIYSHRHGQASKAGLRYMFLAKVLVGKTAVGHKLFRHPLPMVPGGQLYNSWVNSKSNTQVYVISDNCQCYPYFLISYKMLSDPVAVDG; encoded by the exons ATGGGGCAGAATAATTCCACAGGGCTACCAGGCCCACTCAGGACGATAAGTGCCTCCCACAGTCAGCCCCAGCAG GAGTTGGATTCCTTCCACGAAGAGCACTCTGACTCCCCTCAGACATCTGCTTCTTCAGCCACTGAAAGTACCATTCTCAACAGCCCGCCCCAAAAACGTAGGTGCACGGCCAAGGGAGAGAGCTCCCAGAGCCCTGAGGAGGCCTCCAAGTATCTGAGTGGTGACAATGGGATCAGATTTCACATTCATCCAAGAGATGAAATTAAGATCTGCGACTGCTTCCTGCtggggggctgcacccagggggacagctgccccctccaccacaccTGCTATCCCTACCATTGGCAGATTAGGTGGAGGGACAGCAAAGCCTGGCAGAGTGTTAGTGAGTCAGCTCAGCGGCACCTAGAGAAACTTTACTGCGACACTGGAAAAGAGCAGATTAAGTTTGTGGACAA AGGTGGTGCTGTCGGGAGCATTTTCCTGCACTCCATGAAGCTGGTTTGCTTCGTCGGACCCTATGACAAAGTGCGGCGACTTTCCAACACCTCTGATCCAAAGGAGAACCCCCACTTCCCCACAGAGTGGGCGGCCTATTGGAAGAGCAATGGCAATTGGATGAAGTATGAGGAG TCCATCTCCCAAGGTCTCCTTGCTGCCTATGAGCAAGACAAAGACAGCTACACCTTTGAATGCCAGGGCCACTTCTTCATTGTGGATCTGAAGCGCCGTGTGCAACGGAACCGGGATAAGGGATACGTCCGCCTGGTCCAGCGCCGGCCTTCCTACCGCCCCCTCCTCAGTATGGTGCCACATCTGAT GACGCTTCCGAGAAGACCCCAGGGAACAGTTCCTTCCACTTCTGACGTCCTCGGGGAGAATCCGAAGGATGGCTACTGTGGCTCCTACCCTGCTGCCTGGGTCCCGAAGCCACCAGATGGCCAGGCTTTCCTGAAGATGGAGGtgctaccaacagaagttgcgtACCACAGAGTCTGTGCTCTCTTCCATCAGTCTCTCTCAGAGGAAAAGACACTGGTGCTGGGGATTTACAGAATCCGGAATGATGATCTCTGGGAAAAATACACCAG GCAGAAAGCCATCATGTCCCATGCATGTTCActgcaggagaaacagcagctGGAGAAGCACCTCTTCTATGGGAGCGCTGCTGATTTCCTGGAGCCCATCTGCCAGAAGAACTTTGATCCCAGCTTCTCAAGGTTGCATGCCCCCATCTACGGCAGGGGCTGCTATTTCTCCAAGAGTGCCATCTATTCACACCGCCACGGCCAGGCGAGCAAGGCCGGGCTACGCTACATGTTCCTGGCCAAGGTGCTGGTGGGCAAGACTGCTGTTGGGCATAAACTTTTCCGACACCCTCTGCCCATGGTGCCTGGTGGGCAGCTCTACAATTCCTGGGTCAACAGCAAAAGCAATACCCAAGTCTATGTGATCTCTGACAACTGCCAGTGCTACCCCTACTTCCTGATTAGCTACAAGATGCTCTCTGACCCTGTGGCAGTGGATGGCTGA